In Helianthus annuus cultivar XRQ/B chromosome 3, HanXRQr2.0-SUNRISE, whole genome shotgun sequence, a single window of DNA contains:
- the LOC110928892 gene encoding phosphatidylserine decarboxylase proenzyme 2: protein MGQGNSKSSSSSDDSTNGDGSNSKSCTSRRQRIKKKLSLHRHLHRRGDRKKNGYGSQHPKLSSLEDFAGIALVTIVSAEMRFKDKWLACISIGEQTFRTEISQQTMSPQWNSEKKFLLERNGPHVAKVTVFETNRLSKNHLIGYCEVDLFDFLSQDSDSGIEVKLLDPSPPNGEVGNIYLSCSIEDPTETEKSFARRILSIVDYNGDGQLSFNEFSELINVFGNQHAEKKKVELFNAADENGDGVVSIDELATLLAVQQEKEPLINNCPVCGEFLEVSDKLNSMIHMSLCFDEGTGNQIMTGGFLTDKQASYGWMFKLSEWAHVSSYDAGLNSGSNASHIVVFDRKKKRLVEEIIDGKIVLSMRAIYQSKVGLGIMDKGAKELLQSISERQGKKMNSPESAKDIPAFLKFFKDQINMDEVKYPLHHFKTFNEFFIRELKPGARPVAYAGRDDVAVCAADCRLMAFNTVEESQRFWIKGKKFSLSGLLGNTHGSDTFNGGTLVIFRLAPQDYHRFHFPVSGKIEHIVNIPGCLYTVNPIAVNSKYCNVFTENKRAVSIISTADFGKVAFVAIGATMVGSIEFTKKKGDYVQKGDEFGYFSFGGSTVICVFEKNSIAIDEDLLAYSARSIETLVSVGMQLGVSVRKRTELPLPDINNIRMF from the exons ATGGGGCAGGGAAATTCAAAATCAAGCTCATCATCGGATGACTCTACAAACGGCGATGGTTCCAATTCGAAATCATGCACATCGCGTCGCCAGAGAATCAAGAAGAAGCTTAGTCTTCATCGTCATCTTCATCGTCGTGGTGATCGGAAGAAAAACGGTTATGGTTCTCAGCATCCGAAACTGAGCAGCTTAGAGGATTTTGCAGGAATCGCTTTGGTCACTATTGTTTCG GCGGAGATGAGATTCAAGGATAAGTGGCTCGCGTGTATTTCCATTGGAGAACAGACGTTTCGCACTGAAATTTCTCAACA GACCATGAGCCCTCAATGGAACTCG GAAAAGAAGTTTCTTTTGGAAAGAAATGGGCCACATGTTGCAAAAGTAACTGTTTTTGAG ACCAATAGACTGTCAAAGAACCATCTAATTGGGTATTGTGAGGTAGATCTGTTTGATTTTCTTAGCCAG GATTCAGATTCTGGCATTGAAGTTAAGTTATTGGATCCATCACCACCCAATGGTGAAGTTGGCAACATATATCTTTCATGTTCTATCGAG GACCCTACTGAAACAGAGAAAAGCTTTGCAAGGCGCATTTTGTCGATTGTT GATTATAATGGTGATGGACAATTATCCTTTAATGAGTTCTCGGAATTAATCAATGTTTTTGGCAATCAACACGCAGAAAAAAAG AAAGTGGAGCTCTTTAACGCGGCTGATGAAAATGGAGATGGTGTTGTGAGCATCGATGAACTGGCTACACTTTTAGCTGTGCAACAAGAAAA GGAGCCACTCATTAATAACTGTCCTGTTTGTGGGGAGTTTCTAGAAGTTTCCGATAAGTTGAACTCGATGATTCATATGTCACTGTGTTTTGATGAAGGCACTGGGAACCAGATTATGACCGGAGGCTTCTTAACTGATAAACAAGCTTCATACGg GTGGATGTTTAAACTCTCCGAATGGGCTCATGTCTCATCCTATGATGCCGGCTTGAACTCTGGTTCAAACGCTTCACATATTGtg GTGTTTGATAGGAAGAAAAAGAGGCTTGTGGAGGAAATAATTGATGGAAAGATAGTATTATCGATGAGAGCTATATATCAATCTAAAGTAGGGCTTGGGATTATGGACAAAG GGGCGAAAGAATTATTGCAAAGCATATCAGAAAGGCAGGGCAAGAAAATGAATTCACCCGAATCTGCAAAAGATATACCAGCATTCCTAAAATTTTTCAAG GATCAAATCAATATGGATGAAGTTAAATACCCTTTGCATCATTTTAAG ACTTTCAATGAATTCTTTATAAGAGAGTTGAAACCGGGAGCCAGACCAGTTGCCTATGCTGGACGCGATGATGTTGCTGTTTGTGCGGCTGATTGTCGGTTAATGGCGTTTAATACAGTCGAAGAAAGTCAAAGATTTTGGATCAAG GGTAAGAAGTTTTCGCTAAGTGGTCTTCTCGGTAATACACACGGCTCAGATACTTTCAACGGTGGAACGCTCGTGATATTTCGTTTGGCGCCACAG GATTATCATCGTTTCCATTTCCCGGTTTCTGGGAAGATCGAGCATATTGTTAACATACCTGGATGCTTATATACG GTCAACCCGATAGCTGTAAACAGCAAGTATTGTAACGTGTTCACGGAGAACAAGCGTGCTGTATCTATTATATCAACCGCAGATTTCGGGAAG GTGGCGTTTGTGGCAATTGGAGCAACCATGGTTGGTAGCATTGAATTCACGAAGAAGAAGGGAGATTATGTCCAAAAAGGAGATGAG TTTGGGTATTTCTCGTTTGGTGGAAGTACAGTCATATGTGTGTTTGAAAAG AATTCAATCGCGATAGACGAGGACCTTTTGGCTTACAGCGCAAGATCAATCGAAACCTTAGTTTCCGTTGGAATGCAGTTGGGCGTGTCAGTTAGAAAACGAACGGAACTTCCATTACCAGACATTAATAACATAAGGATGTTTTAG
- the LOC110928893 gene encoding putative clathrin assembly protein At1g03050 has product MHIFHAFHFLIQFQMERFSKAIAAVKDHTSLRLAARTSLSELDVTILKATSHNEQPADESHIQQILNLTATSPLLVSSCVNTISRRLNKTRNWVVALKTLMLVRRLLHEGNRRYAREMFTATRRGTRLLNMSDFRDALKSNTWDYAAFVRTYSLFLDEELEYKMQGRRGSCSSFALEEKDDEDDTEREDVVVPVREMENDQLFARNNHLMQLLERFLACRPAGEARHNRMVMVALYSILVQSFQIYSDIKEVMGVFTDRFDNLSLQDSVKVYAMANRVAKQYDVLDMFYDWCKSVGIARTSEYPEIEKISQKKLEAMDEIIKQKSDGSKKES; this is encoded by the exons ATGCATATTTTTCATGCATTCCATTTCTTGATTCAATTTCAAATGGAGAGGTTCAGCAAGGCCATTGCAGCAGTGAAGGACCACACCAGCCTACGCCTCGCAGCACGAACTTCGTTATCCGAACTCGATGTCACAATATTGAAGGCCACATCCCACAACGAACAACCCGCCGACGAATCTCACATTCAACAAATCTTGAATCTAACAGCCACCTCCCCTCTGCTTGTATCTTCATGTGTTAACACCATCTCGCGACGTCTAAACAAAACCCGAAACTGGGTCGTGGCCCTGAAGACCCTCATGCTGGTCCGACGGTTGCTTCATGAAGGCAACCGAAGATATGCCCGGGAGATGTTTACTGCCACACGACGTGGAACTCGTCTGTTAAACATGTCGGATTTTAGGGACGCACTTAAATCCAACACATGGGATTATGCGGCGTTTGTTAGAACATATTCATTGTTTCTTGATGAGGAACTTGAGTACAAAATGCAGGGGAGGAGGGGATCATGTAGCTCATTTGCGCTTGAGGAAAAGGATGACGAAGATGATACAGAGCGCGAAGATGTAGTTGTGCCTGTTCGCGAAATGGAAAACGACCAATTGTTTGCTCGAAATAATCACCTGATGCAACTTCTTGAGCGATTTCTTGCTTGTCGACCAGCAG GTGAAGCAAGGCATAACAGGATGGTGATGGTGGCTTTATACTCAATTCTTGTACAAAGTTTCCAAATTTATAGTGACATAAAAGAGGTGATGGGTGTTTTCACCGATCGATTCGATAACCTCAGTCTCCAAGATTCCGTTAAGGTCTACGCTATGGCCAATCGTGTAGCAAAGCAGTATGATGTACTCGATATGTTCTATGACTGGTGCAAATCGGTTGGCATTGCAAGAACATCCGAGTATCCGGAAATCGAAAAGATTTCACAAAAGAAATTAGAAGCCATGGATGAGATTATCAAACAAAAATCAGATGGATcaaaaaaagaaagttga
- the LOC110928891 gene encoding tRNA (guanine(10)-N2)-methyltransferase homolog, with product MWYLCVFYHRLLDYRKPEFESLAELFGAESHSLEWKLPQHHHPDSPFHYVNLPSEDIARKIANRSILVKGLYEIWGEGSSYEELKEAINSYPDDRKLPYIAQDSTFRIIFDSFGKVVPFEDQTARIKAMDYIPFQGRVNLKCPEHKFWLIETDDYGSANGLPPVVDKRIFFGREIGGADRKLLPTYQLKSRKYLGPTAMDAEVAFLMANQAQAMPGKLVYDPFVGTGSILVAAAHFGAMTMGADIDIRVVRDGRGPDCNVWSNFKQYGLQMPVSLLRADNNLPPWRPGLKEMFDAIICDPPYGVRAGGRKSGGRKLLKGVVGPYTVPEEKRTGHIPSTAAYSLAECVHDLLDLAAKMLVMGGRLVYFYPVLRDSDTLDVEFPKHPCFKLIASCEQILSYRYSRVLLTMVKIAPYNDDIKEAARLQHLDFKENHVKWLEEGNLHAAVFSPDFPPSDDPDTKGVKDTKKKYRGKYV from the exons ATGTGGTATCTCTGTGTTTTCTACCACAGATTATTAGATTACAGGAAGCCTGAGTTCGAATCTCTAGCCGAACTATTTGGTGCCGAATCACATTCACTCGAGTGGAAGCTTCCGCAGCATCACCACCCCGATTCTCCATTCCACTATGTCAATCTCCCTTCTGAGGATATCGCACGCAAAATAGCCAATCGAA GCATTCTTGTGAAGGGGCTTTATGAAATTTGGGGAGAAGGAAGCTCATATGAGGAACTAAAAGAAGCAATAAACAGTTATCCAGATGACAGAAAGTTGCCATACATAGCTCAAGATAGCACTTTTCGGATCATATTCGATAGCTTCGGAAAGGTCGTTCCCTTCGAGGACCAAACCGCTCGCATTAAAGCGATGGATTACATTCCGTTTCAG GGTCGGGTTAACTTGAAGTGTCCGGAGCATAAGTTTTGGCTTATTGAAACCGATGACTATGGATCTGCCAACGGGCTTCCTCCGGTTGTTGACAAAAGAATATTTTTTGGGCGGGAGATTGGCGGTGCTGATAGGAAACTGTTACCTACGTATCAATTGAAAAGCCGTAAATATCTTGGACCAACGGCTATGGATGCTGAGGTGGCATTTTTGATGGCCAATCAAGCTCAGGCCATGCCCGGGAAACTTGTCTATGACCCATTTGTTGGCACCGGGAGCATTCTCGTTGCTGCAGCCCATTTTGGAGCTATGACAATG GGAGCAGATATTGATATTCGGGTGGTGCGTGATGGCCGCGGGCCAGACTGCAACGTCTGGAGTAACTTTAAACag TACGGATTGCAAATGCCGGTTTCACTTTTAAGAGCAGATAATAACCTTCCTCCTTGGCGTCCGGGGCTAAAAGAG ATGTTTGATGCAATAATCTGTGACCCTCCATACGGTGTGCGTGCCGGAGGTCGTAAATCTGGCGGTCGGAAATTACTAAAAGGGGTAGTGGGCCCCTACACGGTTCCAGAAGAGAAAAGAACCGGCCATATACCGTCAACGGCTGCATACAGCTTAGCCGAGTGTGTACACGACCTACTTGACTTAGCAGCCAAAATGCTCGTGATGGGTGGCCGACTTGTTTACTTCTATCCAGTTCTAAGAGACAGTGACACCCTGGACGTTGAGTTCCCCAAACACCCTTGTTTCAAGTTAATTGCCAGCTGCGAACAGATTCTAAGCTACCGTTATAGCAGGGTATTATTGACGATGGTAAAGATCGCACCGTATAACGATGATATTAAAGAAGCCGCTAGGCTGCAACATTTGGATTTTAAGGAAAACCATGTTAAGTGGTTGGAGGAAGGTAATCTTCATGCTGCAGTTTTCAGTCCCGATTTCCCGCCATCCGATGATCCTGATACGAAAGGTGTGAAGGATACAAAGAAGAAATACAGGGGAAAATATGTCTAG